In the Salinirubrum litoreum genome, one interval contains:
- a CDS encoding acyl-CoA mutase large subunit family protein yields MFDPDDLAEIRSAREEWEAETLGPTLDRFGEREETFTTDTGGQEVDRLYTPDDVADLEYDADLGFPGEEPYTRGVYPTMHRGRLWTMRQYAGFGTAAETNERFQYLIDNGSSGLSLAFDLPTQMGYDSDAEMAAGEVGKSGVAIDTLADMETVFDGIPLDEVSTSMTINAPAAVLLAMYVAVGDQQGVDREQLRGTIQNDIMKEYIARNLYIYPPEPSMRLITDIFEFCADETPNFNTISISGYHIREAGSTAAQEIAFTLANGIEYVEAALDAGQDVDDFAPQLSFFFNAHNNIFEEAAKFRAARRMWAQIMEERFGAENPKSKQLKFHTQTGGSTLTAQQIENNVVRVAYQALSAVLGGTQSLHTNGKDEALSLPTEKSVRTALRTQQILAHESGAADTIDPLAGSYYVESLTDDIEAEAFEIIDEIDGKGGMLPAVQNQWVQRQIQDTAYDRQREIEQGECVIVGVNEYTVEDDEPQMDVEEVTEEDERRQVESLESVRADRDDEAVEDALAALRDTARGDGNLLPPIVDAVKAYATVGEICNTLRDEFGEYQPGAAM; encoded by the coding sequence ATGTTCGATCCCGACGACCTGGCGGAGATTCGCTCCGCGCGGGAGGAGTGGGAAGCGGAGACGCTCGGGCCGACGCTCGACCGATTCGGCGAGCGCGAGGAGACGTTCACCACCGACACCGGCGGACAGGAGGTGGACCGGCTCTACACCCCCGACGACGTGGCCGACTTAGAGTACGACGCAGACCTCGGCTTCCCCGGCGAGGAACCGTACACGCGCGGCGTCTACCCGACGATGCACCGGGGGCGACTCTGGACGATGCGCCAGTACGCCGGCTTCGGCACCGCCGCCGAGACCAACGAACGCTTCCAGTACCTGATCGACAACGGCTCCTCGGGCCTGTCGCTCGCCTTCGACCTGCCGACGCAGATGGGCTACGACTCCGACGCCGAGATGGCCGCCGGCGAAGTCGGGAAGAGCGGGGTCGCCATCGACACGCTGGCCGACATGGAGACCGTCTTCGACGGCATCCCGCTGGACGAGGTGTCCACCTCGATGACGATCAACGCGCCCGCCGCCGTCCTGCTGGCGATGTACGTCGCCGTCGGCGATCAGCAGGGCGTGGACCGCGAGCAACTGCGCGGGACGATCCAGAACGACATCATGAAGGAGTACATCGCCCGCAACCTCTACATCTACCCGCCGGAGCCGTCGATGCGACTCATCACGGACATCTTCGAGTTCTGTGCCGACGAGACGCCGAACTTCAACACCATCTCCATCTCGGGCTACCACATCCGCGAGGCCGGTTCGACGGCGGCCCAGGAGATCGCGTTCACCCTCGCCAACGGGATCGAGTACGTGGAAGCCGCACTGGACGCCGGGCAGGACGTCGACGACTTCGCCCCACAGCTCTCGTTCTTCTTCAACGCCCACAACAACATCTTCGAGGAGGCCGCGAAGTTCCGGGCGGCCCGCCGGATGTGGGCCCAGATCATGGAGGAGCGGTTCGGTGCCGAGAACCCCAAGTCGAAACAACTGAAGTTCCACACCCAGACCGGCGGCTCCACCTTGACCGCCCAGCAGATCGAGAACAACGTCGTCCGGGTCGCGTACCAGGCGCTCTCCGCCGTGCTCGGCGGGACCCAGTCGCTCCACACCAACGGGAAGGACGAAGCCCTCTCGCTGCCGACAGAGAAGTCCGTCCGGACCGCCCTGCGGACCCAGCAGATTCTGGCTCACGAGTCCGGTGCGGCCGACACCATCGACCCCCTCGCGGGCAGTTACTACGTCGAGTCGTTGACCGACGACATCGAAGCGGAGGCGTTCGAGATCATCGACGAGATCGACGGGAAGGGCGGGATGCTCCCGGCAGTACAGAACCAGTGGGTCCAGCGGCAGATCCAGGACACTGCCTACGACCGACAGCGCGAGATCGAGCAGGGCGAATGCGTCATCGTCGGGGTCAACGAGTACACCGTCGAGGACGACGAGCCACAGATGGACGTGGAGGAGGTGACCGAGGAGGACGAGCGCCGGCAGGTCGAGTCGCTGGAGTCGGTGCGGGCCGACCGCGACGACGAGGCGGTCGAAGACGCCCTCGCGGCGCTTCGGGACACAGCACGGGGCGACGGGAACCTCCTGCCGCCCATCGTCGACGCGGTGAAGGCCTACGCCACGGTCGGGGAGATCTGCAACACGCTCCGCGACGAGTTCGGCGAGTACCAACCCGGCGCGGCGATGTGA
- a CDS encoding ABC transporter substrate-binding protein: MDRSDYSPSRRQLLGTVGTAGVVGLAGCVGGDDETETPADDGTTGDSDTSTDSETPERSGGTFNFAQTKSPLDFDPLQANDVPSLQVVERIFDSLYTYEEGTTLTPELADGDPEVSREGTRYVVSLKDGVTFHNGDPITAEDVRYSYIAPEEEETENGSEFTMIDTIEVVDEQTLQFDLKFPFGPFRHKLAWQPVPKSVRENDKEAFNTSAPVGSGPFEFVDWQEGDFVELQRYDDYWGEPKPNVETLRFEPVEEPTTRVTTLRNGENHLIQTVPPKLYSTVEGIESASIQERPGLGYYYLAFNCNEGPTASKTVREAIDYAVSMDDAVSNFVEPAGNRLNQPLPNSLVESWDFPGEEWADIGHEKDLEQAQALMEEADVPMDYEWTIIVPPDDKREQIGITVSNALKEIGFSNVSVQRLDWGAFLDKYSTGDEDDYNMYTLGWVDEVDPDGYLYFMFHESEEGSTNGCYYSNDEVMDKLDQARESPDRAERKQLYTEVVTSILEDRPHLPAYNLKNSFGVREEVEGFRPHTIAGINPRFAGPLGTVSLND; the protein is encoded by the coding sequence ATGGACCGGTCAGACTACAGTCCGTCCCGCAGACAACTACTCGGCACGGTCGGCACCGCAGGCGTCGTCGGCCTCGCCGGGTGTGTCGGCGGCGACGACGAAACAGAGACGCCCGCTGACGACGGTACGACGGGTGACAGCGACACGTCGACAGACAGCGAGACGCCGGAGCGTTCCGGCGGCACGTTCAACTTCGCACAGACGAAGTCGCCGCTTGACTTCGACCCACTGCAGGCGAACGACGTGCCCTCGCTGCAGGTCGTCGAGCGCATCTTCGACTCGCTGTACACCTACGAGGAGGGGACGACGCTCACGCCCGAACTGGCAGACGGCGACCCGGAGGTCAGCCGCGAGGGGACCCGGTACGTGGTCTCGCTGAAAGACGGCGTGACGTTCCACAACGGCGACCCGATCACTGCCGAGGACGTCCGCTACTCCTACATCGCGCCCGAGGAGGAGGAGACCGAGAACGGGTCGGAGTTCACGATGATCGACACCATCGAGGTCGTGGACGAACAGACCCTGCAGTTCGACCTGAAGTTCCCCTTCGGCCCCTTCCGGCACAAACTCGCGTGGCAACCGGTCCCGAAGTCGGTGCGCGAGAACGACAAGGAGGCGTTCAACACGAGTGCGCCGGTCGGCTCCGGTCCCTTCGAGTTCGTCGACTGGCAGGAGGGCGACTTCGTCGAACTCCAGCGGTACGACGACTACTGGGGCGAGCCGAAGCCGAACGTGGAGACGCTGCGGTTCGAACCGGTCGAGGAGCCGACGACCCGCGTCACGACGCTCCGGAACGGCGAGAACCACCTCATCCAGACGGTCCCGCCGAAGCTCTACTCGACGGTCGAGGGCATCGAGAGCGCGTCGATCCAGGAGCGGCCCGGACTCGGCTACTACTACCTCGCGTTCAACTGTAACGAGGGGCCGACGGCCTCGAAGACGGTCCGGGAAGCGATCGACTACGCCGTCTCGATGGACGACGCCGTCTCCAACTTCGTCGAACCCGCCGGCAACCGGCTCAACCAGCCGCTCCCGAACTCGCTGGTCGAGTCGTGGGACTTCCCCGGCGAGGAGTGGGCGGACATCGGCCACGAGAAGGACCTGGAGCAGGCACAGGCGCTGATGGAGGAGGCCGACGTGCCGATGGACTACGAGTGGACCATCATCGTCCCGCCGGACGACAAGCGCGAACAGATCGGCATCACGGTGTCGAACGCGCTGAAGGAGATCGGCTTCTCCAACGTCTCTGTCCAGCGACTCGACTGGGGCGCGTTCCTCGACAAGTACTCGACCGGCGACGAGGACGACTACAACATGTACACCCTCGGCTGGGTGGACGAGGTCGACCCCGACGGCTACCTCTACTTCATGTTCCACGAGTCCGAGGAGGGCTCCACGAACGGCTGTTACTACAGCAACGACGAGGTGATGGACAAGCTGGATCAGGCCCGCGAGTCACCGGACCGCGCGGAGCGCAAACAGCTCTACACCGAGGTCGTGACGTCGATTCTGGAGGACCGCCCCCACCTCCCGGCGTACAACCTCAAGAACAGCTTCGGCGTCCGCGAGGAGGTCGAGGGCTTCCGACCGCACACCATCGCGGGCATCAACCCGCGCTTCGCCGGCCCACTCGGCACCGTCTCGCTGAACGACTGA
- a CDS encoding ABC transporter substrate-binding protein yields MPTPPHSRRRFLQTAGTVALASGLAGCFGDDDSPDTDDRTTPPATHGPGSSDTDEPDDESPGRDLRLVSTGYRTLDPVAASDPASVAVVSKLYEGLTTFPAGVPDPEPLLAEQIDVTDAGRTYQIALRDGVRFHEPVDRELTAEDVVYSFERLAASEHSAHRSLLLDDLGVVHERVGTSASDASGSADDTTAEAEATTATGVADGYVQGSLAVEAVGDRTVELELVEPCHAAASILAHPAFGVVPAGIVGDLSGHTGELSYETFATQSPVGTGPFRFDPDTPDDEFRVVARESYHGETPAVGGVRWTRVPDAETGYERAVAGDADAFRVPDAEYDPDDVTVVTIDDRGRKTGKYGPVDPVGEPLDYQQVCLLATGYVGLNPTRVPKPVRRALAYAVNPTAHATEVHRERAAPAVHLTPPALFPSGRDAAIDHGESYPFDVSESRMDDARKEMESAGYNPANTVSVTFTTDGGETAVRTANRLRDTVRGLPVDLSVETVTPAALRRRRRTGELDLYWANHEFTAPTAEQVLRLFAPGTDAGIVDWHAGGADADSAERAREAWTRFQRHQRDTETDRQVRAEAVRDVEEANWQDVVCLPVVHPLSEVVSYDYVDLSATGATGFARRTLADVRVGPRD; encoded by the coding sequence ATGCCCACCCCGCCACACTCACGACGACGGTTCCTCCAGACCGCCGGCACAGTCGCGCTCGCCAGCGGTCTCGCCGGCTGTTTCGGCGACGACGACTCGCCGGACACCGACGACCGGACCACGCCACCGGCGACCCACGGTCCGGGCTCGTCGGACACCGACGAGCCAGACGACGAATCGCCCGGCCGCGACCTCCGACTGGTCTCCACCGGCTACCGGACACTCGATCCGGTCGCCGCGAGCGACCCCGCGTCGGTCGCGGTCGTCAGCAAACTCTACGAGGGGCTGACGACCTTCCCGGCCGGTGTCCCCGATCCGGAACCACTCCTCGCCGAACAGATCGACGTGACCGACGCCGGACGAACCTACCAGATCGCACTCCGCGACGGCGTGCGGTTCCACGAACCAGTCGACAGGGAACTGACGGCCGAGGACGTGGTCTACAGCTTCGAGCGTCTCGCCGCGAGCGAGCACTCGGCCCACCGGTCGCTCCTGCTCGACGACCTCGGTGTCGTCCACGAACGAGTCGGGACCAGCGCGTCAGACGCCAGTGGTTCGGCCGACGACACTACTGCCGAGGCCGAAGCCACGACCGCGACTGGCGTGGCCGACGGGTACGTCCAGGGCAGTCTGGCGGTCGAGGCGGTCGGCGACCGTACGGTCGAACTGGAACTCGTCGAACCCTGTCACGCGGCCGCGTCGATCCTCGCACACCCCGCGTTCGGCGTCGTACCGGCGGGGATCGTCGGCGACCTGTCGGGTCACACCGGCGAACTCTCGTACGAGACGTTCGCCACCCAGTCGCCGGTCGGCACCGGGCCCTTCCGGTTCGATCCGGACACGCCGGACGACGAGTTCCGGGTCGTCGCCCGCGAGTCGTATCACGGCGAGACGCCGGCGGTCGGTGGCGTCCGGTGGACTCGCGTGCCGGACGCCGAGACCGGCTACGAGCGCGCGGTCGCCGGTGACGCAGACGCGTTTCGCGTCCCCGACGCGGAGTACGATCCGGACGACGTGACGGTCGTGACGATAGACGACCGGGGGCGAAAGACCGGGAAGTACGGCCCGGTCGACCCGGTCGGCGAACCACTCGACTACCAGCAAGTCTGTCTGCTCGCCACCGGCTACGTCGGACTGAACCCCACCCGCGTGCCGAAGCCGGTCCGGCGGGCGCTCGCGTACGCCGTGAACCCGACTGCCCACGCCACCGAGGTTCACCGGGAACGCGCAGCGCCGGCAGTCCACCTGACGCCACCGGCGCTGTTCCCCAGCGGCCGTGACGCCGCCATCGACCACGGCGAGTCGTACCCGTTCGACGTCAGCGAGTCGCGGATGGACGACGCGCGCAAGGAGATGGAGTCGGCGGGCTACAACCCGGCGAACACGGTGTCCGTGACCTTCACCACCGACGGGGGCGAGACGGCGGTCCGCACCGCGAACCGACTGCGTGACACGGTTCGCGGACTCCCCGTCGACCTCTCGGTCGAGACCGTGACACCTGCGGCGCTCCGACGTCGCCGACGCACGGGCGAACTCGATCTGTACTGGGCCAACCACGAGTTCACCGCGCCGACCGCCGAACAGGTGCTCCGACTGTTCGCACCGGGGACCGACGCCGGCATCGTCGACTGGCACGCCGGCGGTGCGGACGCCGACAGCGCCGAGCGTGCCCGCGAGGCGTGGACGCGGTTCCAGCGTCACCAGCGCGACACCGAGACGGACCGACAGGTCCGCGCCGAGGCGGTCCGGGACGTCGAAGAAGCCAACTGGCAAGACGTCGTCTGTCTGCCGGTCGTTCACCCGCTGTCCGAGGTCGTCAGCTACGACTACGTCGATCTCTCGGCGACCGGCGCGACCGGATTCGCGAGGCGGACGCTGGCAGACGTGCGTGTCGGCCCGCGCGACTGA
- a CDS encoding DUF998 domain-containing protein, whose product METTTETQTTTRTDETPRTDTAVAEAVESVRQRVRAGLLLFAFGLVTIMGIITAEAFYPGYNAGVQEISDLGATVPPNSVILQPSATIFNTTMLVAGLLVLGATYFLHRAYRDRPLTAVFALLSVGLLGVGVFDGSEVPMHGLFALLTFTTGGLAALVASRVVPRTFRYASLAVGGFVLLLLASVMGFGIAGITHPMAPLGLGGVERFVAYPVVLWLLAFGGYLLAGPAESEPVAVGE is encoded by the coding sequence ATGGAGACCACGACCGAGACACAGACGACGACTCGAACCGACGAGACACCACGAACCGACACGGCGGTCGCGGAGGCGGTCGAGTCGGTCCGCCAACGCGTGCGGGCCGGCCTCCTCCTGTTCGCCTTCGGACTGGTGACGATCATGGGGATCATCACCGCCGAGGCGTTCTACCCCGGTTACAACGCCGGCGTGCAGGAGATCAGCGACCTCGGCGCGACCGTGCCGCCGAACAGCGTCATCCTCCAGCCCTCGGCGACCATCTTCAACACGACGATGCTCGTCGCCGGCCTGCTGGTGCTGGGGGCGACGTACTTCCTGCACCGAGCGTACCGTGACCGCCCGCTGACCGCCGTCTTCGCCCTGCTGTCGGTGGGTCTGCTCGGCGTCGGCGTCTTCGACGGGAGCGAGGTCCCGATGCACGGCCTGTTCGCGCTCCTGACGTTCACGACCGGCGGATTGGCGGCGCTGGTCGCCTCGCGGGTCGTCCCCCGGACCTTCCGGTACGCCTCGCTGGCGGTGGGTGGGTTCGTCCTCCTGCTGTTGGCGAGTGTGATGGGGTTCGGCATCGCCGGGATCACACATCCGATGGCTCCGCTAGGACTCGGCGGCGTCGAGCGGTTCGTCGCCTACCCGGTCGTCCTGTGGTTGCTGGCCTTCGGTGGGTACCTGCTGGCCGGGCCTGCCGAGTCTGAACCTGTTGCGGTCGGCGAGTGA
- a CDS encoding M48 family metalloprotease yields MDWSPDRTLQLRMIVTLTLLGLTVVAAAVATGVVVALGLGFLVTFAVDPATVRTDPVAYGVVAVSALGVVAVVLRGERSAPAHTVASLGATAVTPDEHPELSAAVESVARQADVPVPAVYVVETETPLALTTGFTASDARLVVSTGLVARLDSPELRAVVAHELAHVKNRDTGVLTAAAFPVAAAGRVVRLFRGTTPGLRYGQVSRASYADTLLTAGLLLAFPVWACSLLLTASLSRSREYAADRGAAAITGDPFALASALDAIETGLADRPTTDLRHVEVAALAIVEPSGAGGVTADAETGVGGATGLESGPGWFAGLRARLRRPLRTHPPTASRIERLRTLAERTESRELE; encoded by the coding sequence GTGGACTGGTCTCCTGATCGCACCCTCCAACTGCGGATGATCGTCACGCTCACACTGCTCGGACTGACCGTGGTCGCGGCGGCGGTCGCCACCGGCGTCGTCGTCGCCCTCGGCCTCGGCTTCCTCGTCACCTTCGCGGTCGATCCGGCGACGGTTCGAACCGACCCCGTCGCCTACGGCGTCGTCGCGGTCTCGGCGCTGGGTGTCGTCGCGGTCGTACTCCGTGGCGAGCGGTCGGCCCCGGCCCACACCGTCGCCTCACTCGGCGCGACGGCGGTCACGCCCGACGAGCATCCCGAACTGTCGGCGGCGGTCGAGTCGGTCGCGCGACAGGCCGACGTGCCGGTGCCGGCGGTGTACGTCGTCGAGACCGAGACGCCGCTGGCGCTGACGACCGGCTTCACCGCCAGTGACGCGCGACTGGTGGTCTCGACCGGACTGGTGGCGCGACTCGACTCGCCAGAACTGCGGGCGGTCGTCGCCCACGAACTCGCCCACGTGAAGAACCGCGACACCGGTGTCCTGACGGCGGCCGCCTTCCCGGTCGCGGCAGCCGGGCGCGTCGTCAGGCTCTTTCGCGGGACGACGCCGGGCCTGCGCTACGGGCAGGTGAGTCGCGCGAGTTACGCCGACACGCTTCTCACGGCCGGGTTGCTGCTCGCGTTCCCGGTGTGGGCCTGTTCGCTCCTCCTGACCGCATCGCTCTCCCGGAGCCGAGAGTACGCCGCCGACCGTGGTGCGGCGGCGATCACCGGCGACCCCTTCGCGCTGGCGTCGGCGCTCGACGCCATCGAGACCGGACTGGCCGACCGACCGACCACCGACCTCCGGCACGTCGAGGTGGCGGCACTCGCCATCGTCGAACCCTCGGGAGCGGGCGGGGTGACAGCAGACGCAGAGACTGGAGTGGGTGGAGCGACGGGCCTGGAGTCCGGGCCCGGGTGGTTCGCGGGACTTCGGGCACGACTCCGGCGACCGCTCCGGACGCACCCGCCGACCGCGAGTCGGATCGAGCGACTGCGGACGCTGGCGGAGAGGACCGAGTCCCGCGAGCTGGAGTGA
- a CDS encoding aldehyde dehydrogenase family protein, whose amino-acid sequence MSSQSDSDTPTRTAIRDRHRETAAAVLPEHTDLYVGGEFVTPDAGGTFDTVDPTTGEVLASVARGRESDVDRAVDAAWDAFEKTWSGYSAGRRQRVLTTIADTIEEHTDELARLETLDNGKPVSEAKIDVRGAAEQFRYFAGIVRENPGETMTAGSRYGQVVSEPYGVVGQIIPWNFPLLMASWKLAPALAAGNCTVLKPAEQTPLSALRLAELIDDIVPTGVVNVVTGYGEEAGSALTSNPDVRKLAFTGSTAVGKQVMKSAADSVTDVTLELGGKSPVVVFPDVSVRKAVALVESAIFYNTGECCEAGSRLFVHDDVADEVLDGLIAAVEDTTIGDPLDEATDLGPKVSREQVERTTDYLDSAREQGGQFLVGGDRPDDEHLADGCFVEPTLIEGLAHDADAVQAEIFGPVLTVFRWDDYDEMIDLANDVDYGLAGGVITDDITRANRTARDIEAGYVWINSYHDLVPGLPFGGYKQSGIGRELSADTLDHYRQTKTINLSLR is encoded by the coding sequence ATGTCGAGCCAGTCCGACTCCGACACCCCGACACGCACCGCCATCCGCGACCGGCACCGCGAGACCGCAGCGGCAGTCCTCCCCGAGCACACCGACCTCTACGTCGGCGGCGAGTTCGTCACGCCCGACGCCGGCGGCACCTTCGACACCGTCGACCCGACGACCGGGGAGGTGCTCGCGTCGGTCGCTCGCGGCCGAGAGAGCGACGTGGACCGGGCGGTCGACGCGGCGTGGGACGCGTTCGAGAAGACGTGGTCCGGCTACTCGGCCGGGCGTCGGCAACGTGTCCTGACCACCATCGCGGACACCATCGAGGAGCACACCGACGAACTGGCGAGACTGGAGACGCTGGACAACGGCAAGCCGGTCTCGGAGGCGAAGATCGACGTACGCGGGGCGGCCGAACAGTTCCGGTACTTCGCCGGTATCGTCCGGGAGAACCCCGGCGAGACGATGACCGCGGGGTCGCGCTACGGCCAGGTGGTCTCGGAACCGTACGGCGTCGTCGGCCAGATCATCCCGTGGAACTTCCCCCTGTTGATGGCCTCGTGGAAACTCGCCCCCGCGCTGGCCGCCGGCAACTGCACCGTCCTCAAGCCCGCCGAGCAGACCCCGCTGTCGGCGCTCCGCCTCGCGGAACTGATCGACGACATCGTGCCGACTGGGGTCGTCAACGTCGTCACCGGGTACGGCGAGGAGGCCGGAAGCGCACTGACGAGCAACCCCGACGTGCGGAAACTCGCGTTCACCGGGTCGACGGCGGTCGGCAAGCAGGTGATGAAGTCCGCCGCCGACAGCGTGACCGACGTGACGCTCGAACTCGGGGGCAAGAGTCCGGTCGTCGTCTTCCCGGACGTGAGCGTCCGGAAGGCGGTCGCGCTCGTCGAGTCGGCCATCTTCTACAACACCGGCGAGTGCTGTGAGGCCGGCTCTCGGCTGTTCGTCCACGACGACGTGGCCGACGAGGTACTGGATGGGCTGATCGCGGCGGTCGAAGACACGACGATCGGCGATCCACTGGACGAGGCGACCGACCTCGGGCCGAAGGTCTCCCGCGAACAGGTCGAGCGTACGACCGACTACCTCGACAGCGCACGCGAGCAGGGTGGGCAGTTCCTCGTCGGCGGCGACCGACCCGACGACGAACACCTCGCGGACGGCTGTTTCGTCGAACCGACACTGATCGAGGGACTGGCTCACGACGCCGACGCCGTGCAAGCGGAGATCTTCGGCCCGGTGCTCACGGTCTTCCGGTGGGACGACTACGACGAGATGATCGACCTGGCGAACGACGTGGACTACGGACTGGCCGGCGGCGTGATCACCGACGACATCACGCGGGCGAACAGGACCGCCCGCGACATCGAAGCCGGCTACGTCTGGATCAACAGCTACCACGACCTCGTGCCGGGACTTCCCTTCGGCGGCTACAAGCAGTCCGGTATCGGCCGGGAACTGTCGGCCGACACGCTCGACCACTACCGCCAGACGAAGACGATCAACCTCTCGCTCCGGTAG
- a CDS encoding HpcH/HpaI aldolase family protein — MESRPPNRLRERFETGEVALSVLDNTYSPTLVEFYGDLGVDAVWLDLEHGGPSPLDGPTMEHLLLAAERTGTELLVRLPNTDPTLLRKALDLGVRNVFLPRVESAEEVERAVRSARFDYDGDPGDRGLAAPRARRWGLADDYLTTADREVLVGTTVETPAAVENIDDILAVPDLGFVFAGPFDLSVGVGRPDEIDHPDVTDGIETIRRAAVEAGVPLGGLGFGMDDVNEKAEAGYRLLNLGSTTGALRGVVEGWLGDFEGERSA, encoded by the coding sequence ATGGAGTCACGACCACCGAACAGACTTCGAGAACGCTTCGAGACCGGTGAGGTCGCGCTCTCGGTACTCGACAACACGTACAGTCCGACGCTCGTGGAGTTCTACGGCGACCTCGGCGTCGATGCCGTCTGGCTGGATTTAGAACACGGCGGGCCGAGTCCGCTCGACGGACCGACGATGGAGCACCTCCTGCTTGCGGCCGAACGCACCGGGACCGAACTCCTCGTGCGCCTGCCGAACACCGACCCGACGCTCCTCCGGAAGGCACTCGATCTGGGCGTCCGGAACGTCTTCCTCCCGCGCGTCGAGTCCGCAGAGGAAGTCGAACGGGCCGTCAGGTCGGCCCGGTTCGACTACGACGGCGACCCCGGTGACCGCGGACTGGCCGCCCCGCGCGCCCGGCGCTGGGGTCTCGCCGACGACTACCTGACCACTGCCGACCGCGAGGTGCTGGTCGGCACGACCGTCGAGACGCCGGCCGCAGTCGAGAACATCGACGACATCCTCGCGGTGCCCGACCTCGGCTTCGTGTTCGCCGGTCCCTTCGACCTCTCGGTCGGTGTCGGTCGCCCCGACGAGATCGACCACCCCGACGTGACCGACGGTATCGAGACGATCCGGCGGGCGGCGGTCGAGGCCGGCGTCCCACTCGGCGGTCTCGGCTTCGGGATGGACGACGTGAACGAGAAGGCCGAGGCGGGCTACCGACTGCTGAACCTCGGAAGCACGACCGGCGCGCTCCGAGGTGTCGTCGAGGGTTGGCTCGGCGACTTCGAGGGTGAGCGGTCGGCCTAA
- a CDS encoding type 1 glutamine amidotransferase, with the protein MTTLALLDASVGETPAERNFRRELAAEVDVAVFKLGEGEFPPSVSSSAWRYDGVVISGSQTSVYDDHDWIHEATEWVRRVHAADVPILGVCWGHQFLAQALGGRVVDMGEYELGYRQISRVGDDPLFAGLPRAFTSFETHSDRVAELPPGAHTLARNDYGVQAFRVGVTYGVQFHPEYDRETAEWVIRGKDLSEDRIESALASITDESVAESESAKRVFDNFRSLVETHQPVRRAH; encoded by the coding sequence ATGACGACACTCGCACTCCTCGACGCGTCGGTCGGCGAGACGCCCGCAGAACGCAACTTCAGACGCGAACTCGCCGCCGAGGTGGACGTCGCCGTGTTCAAACTCGGCGAGGGCGAGTTCCCACCCTCCGTCTCCAGTTCGGCCTGGCGTTACGACGGCGTGGTGATCAGTGGCTCACAGACCTCGGTGTACGACGATCACGACTGGATCCACGAGGCGACCGAGTGGGTTCGACGGGTGCACGCCGCCGACGTTCCGATTCTCGGCGTCTGCTGGGGGCACCAGTTCCTCGCGCAGGCACTCGGCGGGCGAGTCGTCGACATGGGCGAGTACGAACTCGGCTACCGACAGATCAGTCGCGTCGGCGACGACCCACTGTTCGCCGGCCTGCCACGGGCCTTCACCAGTTTCGAGACGCACTCCGACCGCGTGGCCGAACTCCCGCCGGGCGCACACACCCTCGCGCGGAACGACTACGGCGTGCAGGCGTTCCGGGTCGGCGTGACCTATGGCGTACAGTTCCACCCGGAGTACGACCGTGAGACCGCCGAGTGGGTGATCCGCGGGAAGGACCTCTCCGAGGATCGGATCGAGTCGGCACTGGCGAGCATCACCGACGAGTCGGTCGCCGAAAGCGAGTCCGCGAAGCGCGTCTTCGACAACTTCCGGTCGCTCGTCGAGACACACCAACCGGTTCGGCGAGCGCACTGA